The window GCAGGCCCGCCGTCAGTGCAATGCGAGGGACAGGCTCAGCCGCGCGGCGCAGCATTGTCGGGAAGCCCTGTGCGCAGCAGCTTGATTTCGGCGGGCGAGAACAGCCGCTTGGGCAGCACATCGTCGCGCACGAGGAAGACGCCTTCGAGTTCGCCGCGCAGCTTGCGGGCGCTCCACGGCAATTGCTCGACCTTTCCGCCGCGCGCCATGGCAAGACCTTCGCGCGCGATGATGACGTGCAGCGGTCCCTTGTTGGCATCCAGCGTCTGGCGATAGCGGATCTCGCGCGCCACTTCGGCCTCGAAGCGGGGCTCGCGGCGCCAGTAGTACCAGCCTGCCAGCACCACCATGACGGCCAGACCGCTCAGCAGATAGAGCGCGTGGAACTGACCGCCGTTGCCGATGACCATGGCGATGACCGCCAGCAGGAACCCGAAGAACGGATCGCGGAAGACCTCGCGGCCAAGGCTACGCCGGGCGGTCAGTGCCTCGCGAATATCTGCTTCGGTCAGGATGACTTCGATATCCCGCCCGGCAGGACGGGACGTCATTGGCCGAAACCCGGCTCTCCGGCGACGCGCAAGGCTTCGCGGGCAGCGGCGAAGAGCGCGCCGGACTTGGCCTCGCATTCGCGGTGTTCGTATTCGGGGTCGGAATCGGCAACGATGCCGGCGCCCGCCTGAACGTGGAGCACGCCGTCCTTGAGGACTCCGGTGCGCAGGACGATGCACGAATCGACCGAGCCGTCCGGCGCGAAATAGCCGACGCCGCCCGCATAGGCGCCGCGCGTCTCGGGTTCGAGTTCGGCGATGATCTGGCAGGCGCGAACCTTGGGCGCGCCCGAGACGGTGCCTGCGGGGAACCCTGCGAAGACTGCATCCACGGCATCGTGACGCTTGTCGTCCAGCTGGCCGACCACGTTCGAGACAATGTGCATGACGTGGCTGTAACGCTCGATGGTGTAGCTGTCGGTCACTTCGACCGTGCCCGCAGCGGCTACCCGGCCCACATCGTTGCGGCCAAGATCGAGCAGCATCAGGTGCTCGGCGCGCTCCTTGGGATCGGCGAGCAGGCTTTCCTCGTTCGCCTTGTCCTCGATCGCGGTCTTGCCGCGCGGGCGGGTGCCCGCGATCGGGCGGATGGTGACTTCGCCATCTCGCACGCGCACGAGGATTTCCGGGCTCGATCCGATCAGCGCGAAGCCGGGCAGGTCGAGGAAATAGAGGAACGGCGAAGGATTGATGCGGCGAAGCGAGCGATAGAGCGCCAGCGGCGGCAGCGGGAACTCGCAGGTGAAGCGCTGGGCCAGCACCACCTGGAAGATATCGCCCGCCTCGATGTAGTCCTTCGCGCGAAGGACCATGGCGCGGTAATCCTCAGGGGCCATCACGGGCTGGCGTTCGGCCACGGGCAGTTCGAGCGCGGCAGGCTCTGCCGGTACGGGTTCGGCAAGGCGGCGCAGGGTCTCGTCGATGCGGTCGCGCGCCATGTCGAGCGCCCGCTCGGCATCGGCGGTGCCGCTCCACAAGGGCTGCGGCCAGACCGGGGCGACACAGAACAGCTCGTCGCTCAGTCGGTCGAACACGAGGATGACGGAGGGGCGCACGAACAGCATGTCGGGCAGTTCGAGCGGGCTTTGCGGCGCGCGCGGCAGCTTCTCGACAAGGCCGATGGTCTCGTAGCCGAAATAGCCGACCACGCAGGCAAGCGCGGGGGGCAGCTCGGCAGGCACGTCCATCTTGCATGAGGCGACAAGGCGGCGCAGTTCGGTGAGGCTGTCGCCGGGGAGCGGCGCAAAGGCCTTGCGATCGTGCTTCCAGCCGCGGTTGATTTCAGCCTTGGGACCGATGGCGCGGAACACGAGGTCAGGATCGAGGCCGATCAGGCTGTAGCGCCCGCGCGTCTCGCCGCCTTCCACCGATTCGAGCACGAA of the Novosphingobium sp. 9 genome contains:
- the trpE gene encoding anthranilate synthase component I, translated to MVHETDHAAALACLEAGRPALAWRRLVADTVTPVGAALKLFEDGRGDFVLESVEGGETRGRYSLIGLDPDLVFRAIGPKAEINRGWKHDRKAFAPLPGDSLTELRRLVASCKMDVPAELPPALACVVGYFGYETIGLVEKLPRAPQSPLELPDMLFVRPSVILVFDRLSDELFCVAPVWPQPLWSGTADAERALDMARDRIDETLRRLAEPVPAEPAALELPVAERQPVMAPEDYRAMVLRAKDYIEAGDIFQVVLAQRFTCEFPLPPLALYRSLRRINPSPFLYFLDLPGFALIGSSPEILVRVRDGEVTIRPIAGTRPRGKTAIEDKANEESLLADPKERAEHLMLLDLGRNDVGRVAAAGTVEVTDSYTIERYSHVMHIVSNVVGQLDDKRHDAVDAVFAGFPAGTVSGAPKVRACQIIAELEPETRGAYAGGVGYFAPDGSVDSCIVLRTGVLKDGVLHVQAGAGIVADSDPEYEHRECEAKSGALFAAAREALRVAGEPGFGQ